Proteins from a genomic interval of Medicago truncatula cultivar Jemalong A17 chromosome 3, MtrunA17r5.0-ANR, whole genome shotgun sequence:
- the LOC11415847 gene encoding uncharacterized protein has translation MHFLLDKMNLQATFDDYLPPITSLLAYHHNITDMVLEFKKKLTEYDVTKGCMILLYTGNVPQMLDTLLTTVNIIDDCGNRWVCELTFATFPYEHFKIGRRWNRFVEARRLREGVKIRGGAPMVGSHDTIYLDVIYN, from the exons ATGCATTTCCTTCTTGacaagatgaatttgcaagcaactTTCGATGACTATCTCCCCCCAATAACATCTCTTCTCGCTTATCATCACAATATCACTGACATGGTTcttgaattcaaaaaaaaattaactgagtATGATGTTACTAAAGGTTGCATG ATTCTACTTTACACCGGCAATGTTCCGCAGATGCTTGATACACTCTTAACAACTGTGAATATTATCGATGATTGCGGTAACAGATGGGTTTGTGAGCTAACTTTTGCAACTTTTCCTTATGAACACTTCAAGATAGGACGGCGTTGGAATAGGTTTGTGGAAGCTCGCAGGCTCCGTgaaggtgtgaagatcagagggggtgctccgatggttgggtcacatgataccatctaccttgatgttatttacaattag